A region from the Pelobates fuscus isolate aPelFus1 chromosome 3, aPelFus1.pri, whole genome shotgun sequence genome encodes:
- the NKX6-3 gene encoding homeobox protein Nkx-6.3 — METHHTGAFMLPPYSEIKTPGCQFPAHATFHKLSPSVLGCHLPAGTPHGISDILGRPLPASHGGMLTGYPTVPAYGRASAAGSCYGEQAGIMTKGGTPYSNQSQGGWAEIGQEWRTGSRTLSNASAGNTDISARKKHTRPTFTGHQIFALEKTFEQTKYLAGPERARLAFSLGMSESQVKVWFQNRRTKWRKKSAADPSCHTSMNTRLPGELTPSENEDDEYCKPLDPDSDDEKIRLLLRKHRAAFSVLSLAPHNL; from the exons TTTATGCTGCCTCCATACTCTGAAATCAAAACCCCTGGCTGTCAGTTCCCAGCCCATGCTACCTTTCATAAGCTGAGTCCATCAGTATTGGGATGTCACTTACCTGCAGGGACACCCCACGGCATTTCTGACATCCTTGGAAGACCACTGCCCGCTTCACATGGTGGGATGTTGACAGGATACCCAACGGTACCAGCTTATGGACGGGCTTCAGCCGCAGGGAGCTGTTACGGAGAGCAAGCGGGCATCATGACCAAGGGTGGAACTCCATACAGCAATCAGAGTCAAGGAGGATGGGCAGAGATTGGACAGGAATGGAGAACAGGGAGTCGGACACTCAGTAATG CTTCTGCAGGGAACACAGACATATCTGCACGTAAGAAGCACACGCGTCCCACCTTTACAGGCCACCAAATTTTTGCCCTTGAGAAGACCTTTGAACAGACCAAATACCTTGCTGGTCCAGAGCGGGCAAGACTAGCTTTCAGTTTAGGCATGAGCGAATCTCAAGTCAAG GTCTGGTTTCAAAACCGTCGCACTAAATGGAGAAAGAAGAGTGCTGCAGATCCTTCCTGTCACACATCCATGAACACGAGGCTCCCAGGAGAACTTACCCCATCAGAGAATGAAGATGATGAATACTGCAAGCCTCTAGATCCTGATTCAGATGATGAAAAAATCCGGCTATTGCTGCGGAAACACCGGGCAGCCTTCTCTGTTCTCAGTCTTGCACCCCACAACCTATGA